Proteins encoded within one genomic window of Humulus lupulus chromosome 1, drHumLupu1.1, whole genome shotgun sequence:
- the LOC133779697 gene encoding L-ascorbate oxidase homolog: MKETTLLHMLLVTLACLSAIYTSNAEDPYRFYTWEVTYGKISPLGVSQQGILINGKFPGPTIDCVTNDNIIVNVINKLDEPFLITWNGIKQRKTSWQDGVLGTNCPIPPNTNWTYKFQTKDQIGSYFYFPSTKMHRASGGFGGFNVAHRSVIAVPYPIPAEEYTVLVGDWFNAGHKALAKTLDYGKSLPLPDGLLINGLSRNKAVFSGQKGKTYKLRVSNVGIATSINFRIQGHKMVLVEVEGAHTLQEVYESIDIHPGQSLALLVTLRNAVRDYYIVASTRFTKPFLTTTAILRYAGSSTPPQGALPIGPTYHIHWSMKQARTIRLNLTANAARPNPQGSFHYGTIKVARTIVLGNSEAKIGGKLRYAVNRVSYVDPGTPLKLADWYNIPGVFSLNSIKDKPTPGPASLGTSVIGTTLHDFVEIVFQNNESKVQTWHLDGTSFYVVAYGPRQWEPKMRRRYNLVDGISRHTVSVYPNCWTVIYVSLDNKGMWNLRSALWERRYLGQQLYVRVWNDERSLFTENDVPANAIKCGKAKNHH, translated from the exons ATGAAAGAGACCACTTTGTTGCATATGCTCTTGGTTACATTGGCTTGTTTAAGTGCAATCTACACCAGCAATGCAGAAGATCCATACAGATTTTATACATGGGAAGTCACATACGGCAAAATTTCTCCTCTTGGAGTTTCCCAGCAG GGTATCCTTATTAATGGAAAATTTCCAGGTCCAACAATTGATTGTGTGACCAATGACAACATCATTGTAAATGTCATTAACAAGCTAGATGAGCCTTTCCTCATCACATG gaatgGAATTAAACAAAGAAAGACTTCATGGCAAGATGGGGTGCTTGGAACAAACTgtccaatcccaccaaacacaAACTGGACATACAAATTTCAAACAAAAGATCAGATTGGATCATACTTTTACTTTCCATCTACTAAAATGCACAGAGCTTCTGGGGGTTTTGGTGGTTTCAACGTTGCACACAGGTCTGTCATAGCAGTCCCATATCCAATCCCGGCTGAAGAATACACTGTACTCGTTGGTGATTGGTTCAACGCTGGACACAAg GCATTAGCAAAGACATTGGACTATGGCAAATCTCTTCCTCTTCCTGATGGTCTTCTCATAAATGGGCTTTCTCGCAATAAGGCTGTCTTCTCAGGACAAAAAG GTAAAACCTACAAATTGAGGGTTTCAAATGTCGGGATAGCGACTTCGATAAACTTCAGAATTCAAGGGCACAAAATGGTGCTTGTGGAGGTTGAAGGAGCACATACACTGCAAGAGGTGTACGAGTCCATAGACATCCATCCAGGCCAATCACTGGCTCTTTTGGTGACCTTGCGTAACGCGGTTAGGGACTATTACATTGTGGCCTCTACTCGTTTCACAAAGCCCTTTCTCACTACCACCGCAATTCTTCGCTATGCTGGCTCTAGTACCCCACCCCAAGGCGCATTGCCCATTGGCCCAACTTATCATATTCACTGGTCCATGAAGCAAGCCCGGACCATCAG GTTAAACTTGACGGCCAATGCTGCAAGGCCAAATCCACAAGGGTCATTCCATTACGGAACAATTAAGGTAGCAAGAACAATAGTTTTGGGTAATTCAGAAGCTAAAATTGGTGGTAAACTTCGATACGCAGTGAATAGGGTGTCGTACGTTGATCCAGGCACTCCATTGAAACTGGCTGATTGGTACAATATTCCTGGGGTGTTTAGCTTAAACTCGATTAAGGATAAACCTACTCCAGGCCCTGCTAGCCTCGGCACCTCTGTTATTGGAACCACTCTTCATGACTTTGTCGAAATCGTCTTCCAAAACAACGAGTCCAAGGTTCAAACTTGGCATTTGGATGGAACTAGTTTCTATGTTGTTGC ATATGGGCCTCGCCAGTGGGAACCAAAGATGAGGAGACGCTACAATTTGGTTGATGGAATTTCAAGACACACCGTTTCG GTGTATCCAAATTGTTGGACTGTTATATATGTGTCTTTGGACAACAAAGGAATGTGGAACTTAAGGTCAGCATTATGGGAAAGAAGATATTTAGGGCAACAATTGTATGTGAGAGTGTGGAACGACGAACGCAGCCTATTCACCGAGAACGACGTCCCTGCTAATGCTATCAAATGTGGCAAAGCTAAAAATCATCACTAA